The Trichosurus vulpecula isolate mTriVul1 chromosome 3, mTriVul1.pri, whole genome shotgun sequence genome includes a window with the following:
- the TMEM208 gene encoding transmembrane protein 208, with product MAPKGKVGTKGKKQIFEENKETLRFYFRIILGATAIYSIVTLVIFYSSASFWAWTALVFSLVVYGASYRSMSSMAKAAFSEDGALADSGIDLNMEQGMAEHLKDVILLTAIVQVLSCFSLYVWYFWLLAPGRALYLLWVNILSPWLTAESANSIVEPNEKRQRRQERRQMKRL from the exons ATGGCG CCCAAAGGGAAGGTGGGCACGAAGGGGAAGAAGCAGATATTTGAAGAGAATAAGGAAACCCTCAGATTCTACTTTCGGATCATCCTGGGTGCCACT GCAATTTACAGCATTGTGACCCTCGTGATCTTCTACTCTTCAGCATCTTTCTGGGCCTGG ACGGCCCTAGTATTCAGCTTGGTTGTGTATGGGGCCAGCTACCGCTCCATGAGCTCCATGGCCAAGGCAGCCTTCTCCGAGGATGGGGCTCTGGCAGACAGTGGCATCGACCTCAACATGGAGCAGGGAATGGCAGA GCACCTGAAGGACGTGATCCTGTTGACAGCCATTGTACAGGTGCTCAGCTGTTTCTCCCTTTATGTGTGGTACTTTTGGCTCTTG GCTCCAGGCCGGGCACTCTACCTCCTGTGGGTAAACATCCTGAGCCCCTGGCTCACAGCTGAGTCAGCCAACTCCATTGTTGAACCCAATGAGAAGCGCCAGCGAAGGCAGGAGCGCCGACAAATGAAGCGGTTGTAG